The Kiritimatiellia bacterium genome has a window encoding:
- a CDS encoding NADAR family protein, with translation MRRIIVLLLLAAPGGCVRPATGPYPPEWWAPVPREQAASWEILPQDAGTGEAILSKRTELGLLSNFAPTPFTLDGETYASVEGFWQMLKYPEGPDDERRRDPSIAWPHTREQVARMSGFEAKAAGTAANENMKRLGIRWVTYQGRRLDYSEKRKGAFYRLIRAAMQAKLEQNPEVRAVLLKTTGLTLRPDHHQGPDSPPAWRYYDIWMEFRDRWQGNGAHPHR, from the coding sequence ATGCGAAGAATCATTGTGCTTCTACTGCTGGCCGCGCCGGGCGGCTGCGTCCGGCCGGCCACCGGCCCCTACCCGCCGGAGTGGTGGGCGCCCGTGCCCCGGGAGCAAGCGGCCTCGTGGGAAATCCTCCCGCAGGACGCCGGGACCGGCGAGGCGATCCTGTCCAAGCGGACGGAACTGGGGCTCCTCTCCAACTTCGCGCCGACCCCGTTCACGCTGGACGGCGAGACCTACGCGAGCGTCGAGGGCTTCTGGCAGATGCTGAAGTATCCCGAGGGGCCGGACGACGAGCGCCGGCGCGATCCGTCGATCGCGTGGCCCCACACCCGCGAGCAGGTCGCCCGGATGAGCGGGTTCGAGGCCAAGGCCGCCGGCACGGCCGCCAACGAAAACATGAAAAGGCTCGGCATCCGGTGGGTCACGTACCAGGGCCGCCGGCTGGACTACTCGGAAAAACGCAAAGGCGCGTTCTACCGCCTGATCCGCGCGGCCATGCAAGCCAAGCTGGAACAGAATCCGGAGGTCCGAGCCGTCCTGCTCAAGACCACCGGCCTGACGCTGCGGCCCGACCACCACCAGGGCCCGGACTCGCCCCCGGCGTGGCGGTATTATGACATCTGGATGGAGTTCCGCGACCGATGGCAAGGTAATGGGGCGCATCCGCACCGCTGA
- a CDS encoding aldolase catalytic domain-containing protein, whose translation MPKKEQFQSAEWVTYRPQLKVVDCTVRDGGLMNSHRFSDDFVRRVYQACVGSGVDYMEFGYRASKKIFPPRDFGPWKFSGEEDIRRIVGENKTGLKICVMADAERTDYREDIIPKKDSVVDCIRVACYAHQIPTAIDMVLDADEKGYETTVNLMAVSTVPVFELDKALEVIAQSPAAAVYVVDSYGALYMEQIADLVGRFAAAMKGKKEIGIHTHNNQQLAFANTIEAIIKGATRLDATLMGLGRGAGNCPMELLLSFLKNPKYLERAVLQCVQETILPMRKEMDWGYSIPYAITGVLNEHPRDAIRLREGDRPDDYVAFYDEMNE comes from the coding sequence ATGCCGAAGAAGGAACAATTCCAGAGCGCGGAGTGGGTCACGTACCGGCCCCAGCTCAAGGTCGTGGATTGCACGGTCCGGGACGGCGGCCTGATGAATAGCCACCGGTTTTCCGACGACTTCGTCCGCCGCGTGTACCAGGCGTGCGTGGGCTCGGGCGTGGACTACATGGAGTTCGGCTACCGCGCCTCGAAGAAGATTTTTCCGCCCAGGGATTTCGGCCCGTGGAAATTCAGCGGCGAGGAGGATATCCGGCGCATCGTGGGCGAGAACAAGACCGGCTTGAAAATCTGCGTGATGGCCGATGCCGAGCGCACGGACTATCGCGAGGACATCATCCCCAAGAAGGACAGCGTGGTGGATTGCATCCGCGTGGCCTGCTACGCGCACCAGATCCCGACGGCGATCGACATGGTCCTGGACGCCGACGAGAAGGGCTACGAGACCACCGTCAACTTGATGGCCGTTTCCACGGTCCCCGTGTTCGAGCTCGACAAGGCGCTGGAGGTGATCGCGCAGAGCCCGGCCGCCGCCGTGTACGTCGTGGACAGCTACGGGGCGTTGTACATGGAGCAGATCGCCGACCTGGTCGGCCGCTTCGCCGCCGCCATGAAGGGCAAGAAGGAGATCGGCATCCACACCCACAACAACCAGCAGCTCGCGTTCGCGAATACCATCGAGGCGATCATCAAGGGCGCGACCCGGCTGGACGCGACCCTGATGGGGCTGGGGCGCGGGGCCGGCAACTGTCCCATGGAGCTGCTGTTGAGCTTCCTCAAGAACCCCAAGTACCTCGAGCGCGCCGTTCTCCAGTGCGTGCAGGAGACGATCCTGCCGATGCGGAAGGAGATGGACTGGGGCTACAGCATTCCGTACGCGATCACCGGCGTGCTTAACGAGCACCCGCGGGACGCCATCAGGCTGCGCGAGGGCGACCGCCCCGACGATTACGTGGCGTTTTACGACGAGATGAACGAGTAG
- a CDS encoding flavin reductase — MKELRIEDFRENPFRLIGQEWMLVTAGAREKFNTMTASWGGLGVLWDRNVCFIFVRPSRYTFEFLEKSAGFTLCFFDESWRDKLLMCGTESGRNVDKAAKAGLAPVFTKGGNVWFEQARLMIECRKIAFTDLDPAKFVDPTIRPFYEGPDYHRVYIGEIERILAR, encoded by the coding sequence ATGAAGGAGTTGCGCATCGAGGACTTCCGCGAGAATCCCTTCCGCCTGATCGGGCAGGAGTGGATGCTGGTCACGGCCGGCGCGCGGGAGAAGTTCAACACCATGACCGCGAGCTGGGGCGGGCTGGGCGTCCTCTGGGACCGGAATGTCTGTTTCATCTTCGTCCGGCCCTCGCGCTACACGTTCGAGTTCCTGGAGAAATCGGCGGGCTTCACCCTGTGCTTCTTCGACGAGAGCTGGCGGGACAAGTTGCTCATGTGCGGCACGGAGTCGGGCCGCAACGTGGACAAGGCGGCAAAGGCCGGCCTCGCGCCCGTGTTCACGAAAGGCGGGAACGTCTGGTTCGAGCAGGCGCGGCTGATGATCGAGTGCCGGAAGATCGCCTTCACCGACCTCGACCCGGCGAAGTTCGTCGACCCGACGATCCGTCCGTTCTACGAGGGCCCGGACTACCACCGGGTCTACATCGGCGAGATCGAGCGGATCCTGGCGCGGTAG
- a CDS encoding acyl-CoA thioesterase, with amino-acid sequence MNAPADPVYREEFLVPPEAVDTNGHVNNVVYVQWMQDVAVRHSDAVGGTRALHDAGGRWVVRSHHVEYLAPAFSGDRLRVATWVTGFRRVRTLRRYRFERAADGQVLARGETDWVFVDAGTGRPRTIPEGLRMLFPLCLEPAL; translated from the coding sequence ATGAACGCCCCCGCCGATCCAGTGTACCGCGAGGAGTTCCTCGTCCCGCCGGAGGCCGTGGATACCAACGGCCACGTGAACAACGTGGTATACGTCCAGTGGATGCAGGACGTCGCCGTGCGCCATTCCGACGCGGTCGGCGGCACGCGGGCCCTGCACGACGCCGGCGGCAGATGGGTTGTGCGCTCCCACCATGTGGAATATCTTGCGCCGGCTTTTAGCGGCGACCGTCTCCGCGTCGCCACCTGGGTGACTGGTTTCCGGCGCGTGCGCACGCTCCGCCGCTACCGCTTCGAACGGGCCGCGGACGGGCAGGTCCTCGCGCGCGGCGAGACGGACTGGGTGTTCGTGGATGCCGGCACGGGGCGGCCCCGAACGATCCCGGAGGGTCTCCGGATGCTCTTTCCCCTGTGCCTGGAGCCGGCGCTGTGA
- a CDS encoding YajD family HNH nuclease, with translation MAELHRDVALRQQGYRERALKLFPHVCARCGRGFEGRRLRELTVHHRDHNHDNNPPDGSNWELLCLYCHDHEHEGNLMAGLGAVAQDERAAPGTFSPFENLDSLLKKDIPPEAGRPGEKP, from the coding sequence CTGGCGGAGCTGCATCGCGACGTGGCCCTGCGCCAGCAGGGCTACCGCGAGCGCGCCCTGAAGCTGTTTCCCCACGTCTGCGCCCGGTGCGGGCGCGGCTTCGAGGGCCGGCGCCTGCGCGAGTTGACCGTCCACCACCGCGACCACAACCACGACAACAATCCGCCCGACGGCAGCAACTGGGAATTGTTGTGCCTCTACTGCCACGATCACGAGCACGAGGGCAACCTCATGGCGGGCCTCGGCGCGGTCGCGCAGGATGAGCGGGCGGCGCCCGGCACGTTCAGCCCGTTCGAGAACCTCGATTCGCTGCTGAAGAAGGACATCCCGCCCGAAGCGGGCCGCCCGGGAGAAAAGCCATGA
- a CDS encoding DNA-3-methyladenine glycosylase I codes for MIRRCAWCLGDPLYVEYHDREWGVPVRDDRRLFEMLVLEGAQAGLSWLTILKKRENYRRAFRGFDPEVVARFTARDVKRLLADPGLVRNRLKIEAAIRNARGLLAIRAEFGTFSAYLWRFVEGRPVRNRWRSLNELPSRSVLSDMMSRDLKRRGFNFVGSTICYAFMQAVGMVNDHVISCFRHAEIRKMERAARPGNNRRKP; via the coding sequence GTGATCCGGCGCTGCGCCTGGTGCCTCGGCGATCCCCTGTACGTGGAATACCACGACCGCGAGTGGGGCGTGCCGGTGCGCGACGACCGGAGGCTGTTTGAGATGCTGGTCCTCGAAGGCGCGCAGGCGGGCTTGAGCTGGCTGACGATTCTCAAGAAGCGCGAAAACTACCGGCGCGCCTTCCGCGGCTTCGATCCTGAAGTCGTGGCCCGCTTCACGGCGCGGGACGTGAAACGCCTGCTGGCCGACCCGGGCCTCGTGCGGAACCGGCTGAAGATCGAGGCGGCGATCCGGAACGCCCGCGGCCTCCTCGCCATCCGCGCGGAATTCGGAACGTTCAGCGCCTATCTCTGGAGGTTCGTGGAGGGACGGCCGGTCCGGAACCGCTGGCGGTCGTTGAATGAACTGCCTTCGCGCAGCGTCCTATCGGACATGATGAGCCGGGATCTGAAACGGCGCGGGTTTAATTTCGTGGGCTCCACGATATGCTATGCGTTCATGCAGGCGGTAGGGATGGTCAACGACCACGTCATCAGCTGTTTTCGACACGCGGAAATTCGGAAAATGGAACGGGCCGCAAGGCCCGGGAATAACAGGAGAAAGCCATGA
- a CDS encoding NAD(P)-dependent alcohol dehydrogenase encodes MTTIHGYAAMQQGQALKAFDYSPNELGPMDVEVSITHCGICHSDLHLIDNDWKISTYPFIPGHEIIGIVSASGAQVTHLKAGDRVGVGWQRGACLVCEQCAAGHDHLCPAHEATCVGHHGGFAERIRVDSRYAFPIPAALAGENAAPLLCGGATVYSPLRHHGVRPAHRVGVIGIGGLGHLALQFAAAMGCEVTAFSASPDKEKEARSFGAHHFLSSREPLKERRGGGFLDIILTTVFVDLDWTAYLKALRPNGTLCFLGAPPSPLSIPAGLLQGGQKSVGASVIGSRHTIAEMLDFAARHGITAKTEVLPLAQVNAALDQVRANRARYRMVLEA; translated from the coding sequence ATGACCACGATTCACGGTTATGCCGCCATGCAGCAGGGGCAGGCGCTTAAAGCGTTTGACTACTCGCCGAACGAGTTGGGCCCCATGGATGTCGAGGTGTCGATCACGCATTGCGGTATCTGCCATAGCGACCTACACCTGATCGACAACGACTGGAAAATCAGCACCTATCCTTTCATCCCGGGCCACGAAATCATCGGCATCGTGTCCGCCTCCGGGGCGCAGGTCACGCACCTGAAGGCCGGTGACCGGGTGGGCGTCGGCTGGCAGCGCGGCGCGTGCCTGGTCTGCGAGCAGTGCGCCGCGGGCCACGACCACCTGTGCCCGGCGCACGAGGCGACCTGCGTGGGACACCACGGCGGGTTCGCCGAGCGCATCCGCGTGGACAGCCGCTACGCGTTTCCCATTCCGGCGGCCCTGGCCGGCGAGAACGCGGCGCCGCTGTTGTGCGGCGGGGCGACGGTCTACTCGCCCCTGCGCCACCACGGCGTCCGGCCGGCCCACCGCGTCGGCGTGATCGGCATCGGCGGGCTGGGGCACCTGGCGCTGCAGTTCGCCGCGGCGATGGGCTGCGAGGTGACCGCGTTCTCCGCGTCGCCGGACAAGGAGAAGGAGGCGAGGTCGTTCGGCGCCCATCACTTCCTCTCCTCGCGCGAGCCGCTGAAGGAGCGGCGCGGCGGCGGGTTCCTGGACATCATCCTGACGACGGTCTTTGTGGACCTGGATTGGACGGCTTACCTGAAGGCCCTGCGGCCCAACGGCACGCTGTGTTTCCTCGGCGCGCCGCCGAGCCCGCTCTCCATTCCGGCCGGGCTGTTGCAGGGCGGCCAGAAATCCGTCGGCGCCAGCGTCATCGGCAGCCGGCACACGATCGCGGAGATGCTGGACTTTGCCGCCCGCCACGGGATCACGGCGAAGACCGAGGTCCTGCCGCTCGCGCAGGTCAATGCGGCGCTCGACCAGGTCCGCGCCAACCGGGCGCGCTACCGGATGGTGCTGGAGGCCTGA
- a CDS encoding tetratricopeptide repeat protein, with amino-acid sequence MENPFISVRPKAPDRRPAVRVPIKRGGEEPSHHPVVAWVVAFLLLLAGLVAMWRTLRRAPGRGRSLQPEPPMAYAARTEDVRLLVERATRVRPEIEYWALPEELEPEPEAVAAPVFDFARMQQAEALRRVGALYLLEGRRSLALLAFGRSVEINPHNWKLWENIGWWFLKGGDFPSARRAFETALRLGGYRGEGPTVLAAIYRREGRLQDALYLWDWSRREVRGEWPQADLNEGLARIEEGQDEPAIRYLSRYVERRPGDVPALRALAFAQSRAGQWMEARQTLRQALADAPSSSALQAEAAAVAAQNWLTVEAMEHLEALVDLTSAATAYAYLQMPAFDGFRKTEMGRKLQSVLMIESGTSVVSRAEVEALVSAEIAPRFDAP; translated from the coding sequence ATGGAGAATCCTTTTATCAGCGTGCGTCCGAAGGCACCCGACAGGCGGCCGGCGGTGCGCGTGCCGATCAAGCGGGGCGGGGAGGAACCGTCGCACCACCCTGTCGTGGCTTGGGTGGTGGCCTTTTTACTTCTGCTGGCCGGCCTGGTCGCCATGTGGCGGACGCTGCGGCGGGCGCCCGGCCGCGGCAGATCGCTGCAGCCGGAGCCGCCGATGGCTTACGCGGCCAGGACGGAGGACGTGCGGCTTCTCGTCGAACGGGCGACGAGAGTGCGACCGGAGATCGAGTACTGGGCGCTCCCCGAGGAACTGGAGCCGGAGCCGGAGGCGGTGGCGGCACCCGTTTTCGATTTCGCCCGCATGCAGCAGGCCGAGGCCTTGCGGCGCGTGGGGGCGCTTTACCTGCTCGAAGGCCGCCGTTCGCTGGCGCTGCTCGCTTTCGGCCGCTCCGTGGAGATCAATCCGCACAACTGGAAGCTATGGGAAAACATCGGGTGGTGGTTCCTGAAGGGCGGCGATTTCCCGTCGGCGCGGCGCGCGTTCGAAACGGCGCTGCGACTGGGGGGATATCGGGGCGAGGGCCCGACCGTGTTGGCGGCGATCTATCGCCGCGAGGGCCGGCTGCAGGACGCGTTGTACCTCTGGGATTGGAGCCGGCGGGAGGTGCGCGGCGAGTGGCCCCAGGCCGACCTCAACGAGGGACTCGCCCGCATCGAGGAGGGCCAGGATGAACCCGCCATCCGCTACCTGTCCCGCTATGTCGAAAGGCGCCCCGGGGACGTGCCGGCGCTGCGGGCCCTGGCCTTCGCGCAATCCCGCGCCGGGCAGTGGATGGAGGCCCGGCAGACGCTCCGGCAAGCCCTGGCGGACGCGCCGTCCTCCTCCGCCCTCCAGGCCGAAGCCGCTGCCGTGGCGGCCCAGAACTGGTTGACCGTGGAGGCCATGGAACACCTGGAGGCCCTGGTGGACCTGACGTCTGCCGCGACGGCGTACGCCTACCTTCAGATGCCGGCCTTCGACGGGTTCCGCAAGACGGAAATGGGCCGCAAGCTGCAGTCCGTTCTGATGATCGAGTCAGGCACTTCGGTCGTCTCGCGCGCCGAGGTTGAGGCCCTCGTGAGCGCGGAGATCGCGCCCCGCTTCGACGCGCCGTAG
- a CDS encoding autotransporter-associated beta strand repeat-containing protein — MNQRRFRLAVPVIAAMLLAAASSSYAQSTWTWEGDGGSDNFNWWNNWNPESSVGFGIQYFGAATTYTPYNNAHLSSTYRWFFNSGASAYTISGDAIRFYDYSGNDPEIANNDDSTQTINLNIEGDGDAGDLLQLGASSGDLVFGGTVNNQGSAIRVYSTGGHDIYFNGAVSGAGDLNIEGNTIVHLGASYSAGTIDIDAGELQLDAANVIGNSINVEVASGATFDLNSNNETINSLDLVSGASLTLGTAYLTLNGQGNSTWAGTISGADGSRITRVGDGTTTSITGNNSFDGDFYIDGGTVGFNHNNAISSLGSIHVGVAGGTFNSKLDISSAGVTIGAAITVESGTGTRTIDNASGGTVTFSGDIGLNKDVLVTAGSGENLILSGDINGTGQLSKQGAGTVTISGANGYSGATAVDAGTLVLSGDISASSHMYIGLDAGADDATLELAGSGATFGNLTVNSGAGARTITVTAGSHTLSGGTATFNRDTTINANGGSLTFSETVDLDQADDYDLNIAANGGSVTISGSITADTGASQINKSGSGTLTISGDNSSSFYMLNIAGGTVVINNAAALGSQAGSYTDKVNFNGNGTLQITGNLTTDSDTGLRVANGQTGTINVNNGVTFSMAGALANVSGSGNFTKSGSGMLTLTGNSSYSGVFNVNQGTVNVQGSLNAGSGVSVVGGTLMGDGTVGAVTVGSGGVISPGNSPGTITLGATVWGSGGTYLWEINDVDAGAGTDPGWDLQNITSTLTVNSGFTIDVTSLTLANAGGSVHDFVNTTDYTWLIAQASGGVTWNATPGIDLSSFANPHNGAGAWSVTYDANNVYLNYDGDYSGGGGGGAVPEPSSLLYFGLAGAGLLVVRWKRTAGRR; from the coding sequence ATGAACCAGAGACGATTCCGCCTGGCCGTTCCCGTCATCGCCGCGATGCTGCTGGCCGCGGCATCCTCGTCGTATGCCCAGAGCACCTGGACCTGGGAGGGCGACGGCGGCTCGGACAACTTCAACTGGTGGAACAACTGGAATCCCGAATCGTCCGTCGGGTTCGGCATCCAGTACTTCGGCGCGGCCACGACGTACACGCCGTACAACAACGCCCATCTCTCCTCGACGTACCGCTGGTTCTTCAATTCCGGGGCGAGTGCCTACACGATTTCCGGCGACGCCATCCGCTTCTACGACTACAGCGGCAACGACCCGGAAATCGCGAACAACGACGACAGCACGCAGACCATCAACCTGAATATCGAGGGTGACGGCGACGCGGGCGACCTGCTTCAACTCGGCGCCAGCAGCGGCGACCTGGTGTTCGGCGGCACGGTCAACAACCAGGGCAGCGCCATCCGCGTGTATTCCACCGGCGGCCACGACATCTATTTCAACGGCGCGGTCAGCGGCGCGGGCGACCTGAACATCGAGGGCAACACGATCGTGCACCTCGGCGCCTCGTACAGCGCCGGGACGATCGATATCGACGCCGGCGAGCTGCAGCTCGACGCGGCCAACGTGATCGGCAACAGCATCAACGTGGAAGTCGCCAGCGGCGCCACCTTTGACCTGAACAGCAACAACGAAACCATCAACAGCCTGGACCTGGTCTCCGGGGCCTCGCTGACGCTGGGGACCGCCTACCTGACGCTCAATGGCCAGGGCAACAGCACCTGGGCCGGGACGATCAGCGGCGCGGACGGCTCCCGCATCACCCGCGTCGGCGACGGGACCACCACCAGCATCACGGGCAACAACAGCTTCGACGGCGACTTCTACATCGACGGCGGCACGGTGGGCTTCAACCACAACAACGCCATCAGCTCGCTCGGCTCCATCCACGTCGGCGTGGCGGGCGGCACGTTCAACTCGAAGCTGGACATCAGCTCGGCCGGCGTGACGATCGGGGCGGCCATCACCGTGGAGAGCGGCACGGGCACGCGCACGATCGACAATGCCTCCGGCGGCACGGTGACCTTCTCCGGCGACATCGGCCTAAACAAGGACGTCCTGGTGACGGCCGGCTCCGGCGAGAACCTGATCTTGAGCGGGGACATCAACGGCACGGGCCAGTTGAGCAAACAGGGCGCGGGCACCGTCACGATCTCGGGGGCGAACGGGTACAGCGGCGCGACGGCCGTCGACGCCGGCACCCTGGTCCTCTCGGGCGACATCAGCGCCAGCAGCCACATGTACATCGGCCTGGACGCGGGCGCGGACGACGCGACGCTGGAACTGGCCGGCAGCGGCGCGACGTTCGGCAACCTCACGGTCAACAGCGGCGCGGGCGCCCGCACGATCACCGTCACGGCGGGCTCGCACACGCTGTCCGGCGGCACCGCGACGTTCAACCGCGACACGACGATCAACGCCAACGGAGGCAGCCTGACCTTCTCCGAAACGGTGGACCTCGATCAGGCCGACGACTACGACCTGAACATCGCGGCCAACGGCGGCAGCGTGACGATCAGCGGCTCCATCACGGCCGACACCGGCGCGTCGCAGATCAACAAGAGCGGCTCCGGCACCCTGACCATCTCGGGCGACAACTCGTCGAGCTTCTACATGCTGAACATCGCGGGCGGAACCGTCGTCATCAACAACGCGGCGGCGCTCGGCTCGCAGGCCGGCAGCTACACGGACAAGGTCAACTTCAACGGCAACGGCACGCTCCAGATCACCGGCAACCTGACGACGGATTCCGACACGGGCCTCCGCGTGGCGAACGGCCAGACCGGCACGATCAACGTAAACAACGGCGTGACGTTCTCCATGGCCGGCGCCCTGGCCAACGTCAGCGGGTCCGGGAACTTCACGAAGAGCGGCAGCGGCATGCTGACCCTGACCGGCAACTCGAGCTACTCGGGCGTCTTCAACGTCAACCAGGGCACGGTGAACGTGCAGGGCTCGCTGAACGCGGGGTCCGGCGTCAGCGTGGTCGGCGGCACGCTCATGGGCGACGGCACGGTCGGCGCGGTGACCGTAGGGTCCGGCGGCGTCATCTCCCCCGGCAACAGCCCCGGCACGATCACCCTCGGCGCCACGGTCTGGGGCAGCGGCGGCACCTACCTGTGGGAAATCAACGACGTGGACGCCGGTGCGGGGACCGATCCCGGCTGGGATCTGCAGAACATCACGAGCACGCTTACCGTCAACAGCGGGTTCACGATCGACGTCACATCGCTGACGCTGGCGAACGCCGGCGGCAGCGTGCATGACTTCGTCAACACGACCGACTACACGTGGCTGATCGCCCAGGCGTCCGGCGGCGTGACGTGGAACGCGACGCCGGGCATCGACCTGTCCAGCTTCGCCAATCCCCACAACGGCGCCGGCGCGTGGTCCGTCACGTACGACGCCAACAACGTCTACCTGAACTACGACGGGGATTACTCGGGCGGCGGCGGCGGCGGGGCCGTGCCGGAGCCCAGCTCGCTGCTCTACTTCGGCCTCGCCGGGGCCGGACTGCTGGTGGTCCGGTGGAAGCGGACCGCCGGACGCCGCTGA
- a CDS encoding SGNH/GDSL hydrolase family protein translates to MILKDQGPAPRTRRGFWSRLALAAVPLALLAALEGGLRWRGYGGHPPVIREIGAVNGRRLVEVEARATRDYFLGTVPGRGGGRQSSFYQPKDSNTVRIVLAGESAILGFPQPPPLTAGSFLAWALRRVWPDREVEIINLGTTAVASYPVYDMVRQVLPYDPDLVVVYAGNNEFYGAYGVCSTHYAGAFPLLMRLARAGQALALVQWAQRLRAPPDAPPDRILMERMMRERAVPPDSYLRRRAAENLAYHVGRIADLCRARGVTVMICTLAANERDLAPFGDSDAARAAYRRGRELVEAPRGEEAAAAFQQAIDLDPMPWRPTSLQNEALLRVAREKKTLLFDARRLFREVSPGGCTGWELMDDHVHPSLAGQYLLALGLVKTLAGEAGRLQVHLGRVQRLPSLEIAAGQLGRNVYEDYAVAQGLVNLFRAAMFRASNPQALVRAEQRLAVARERLDPGIAGPFMAAMEDRAAGLTYSVPASGIAAEMFLAGGRVDGALPLLDFAVRSLPEYGKMRRLYAAMLYAGRARRMGGLSARDREGVLGEIQRGRVLLRYGADPSGLTEYALGRLLELLGETAEAKVSFEAAARKDPGLDSRWPFPPAGP, encoded by the coding sequence GTGATACTGAAAGATCAAGGGCCGGCGCCCCGGACCCGGCGCGGGTTCTGGTCGCGACTCGCGCTGGCCGCGGTCCCGCTGGCGCTCCTCGCGGCGCTGGAGGGCGGACTCCGGTGGCGGGGATACGGCGGCCACCCGCCGGTGATCCGCGAGATCGGGGCGGTCAACGGCCGGCGGCTCGTGGAGGTCGAGGCCCGGGCCACGCGCGATTACTTTCTCGGCACCGTGCCCGGCCGCGGCGGCGGCCGCCAGTCGTCGTTCTACCAGCCCAAGGACTCGAACACGGTGCGCATCGTTCTGGCCGGCGAGTCCGCGATCCTGGGCTTTCCGCAGCCGCCCCCGCTGACCGCCGGGTCCTTTCTAGCCTGGGCCTTGCGGCGGGTGTGGCCGGACCGCGAGGTGGAGATCATCAACCTCGGGACGACCGCGGTCGCGAGCTATCCCGTGTACGACATGGTGCGTCAGGTCCTGCCGTACGACCCCGACCTGGTTGTGGTCTACGCCGGCAACAACGAGTTCTACGGGGCCTACGGCGTCTGCTCCACGCACTACGCCGGCGCCTTCCCGCTCCTGATGCGGCTGGCGCGAGCGGGCCAGGCGCTGGCCCTCGTCCAGTGGGCGCAGCGCCTGCGCGCGCCGCCGGACGCGCCGCCGGACCGGATCCTGATGGAGCGAATGATGCGGGAGCGTGCGGTGCCGCCCGATAGCTATCTTCGCCGGCGGGCGGCGGAGAATCTCGCGTATCACGTCGGACGCATCGCGGATCTCTGCCGGGCCCGCGGGGTGACGGTCATGATCTGCACCCTCGCCGCCAACGAGCGCGACCTGGCGCCATTCGGCGATTCCGACGCGGCGCGGGCGGCCTACCGGCGCGGCCGGGAGCTGGTTGAGGCGCCGCGCGGAGAGGAGGCCGCGGCCGCCTTCCAGCAGGCGATCGATCTCGATCCCATGCCCTGGCGGCCGACGTCGCTCCAGAACGAGGCCCTGCTTCGGGTGGCGCGGGAAAAGAAAACCCTGCTCTTCGACGCCCGGCGCCTGTTCCGCGAGGTCAGCCCCGGGGGCTGCACGGGCTGGGAACTGATGGACGATCACGTGCACCCCTCGCTTGCGGGCCAGTACCTGCTCGCCTTGGGACTGGTGAAGACCCTGGCCGGCGAGGCCGGGCGCCTGCAGGTGCACCTCGGCCGGGTCCAGCGACTCCCATCCTTGGAAATCGCCGCCGGGCAGCTCGGACGCAACGTTTACGAGGACTACGCGGTCGCGCAGGGGCTGGTGAACCTGTTCCGTGCCGCCATGTTCCGCGCGTCGAACCCGCAGGCCCTCGTCCGGGCCGAGCAGCGGTTGGCCGTGGCACGGGAGCGCCTCGATCCAGGGATCGCCGGGCCTTTCATGGCGGCCATGGAGGATCGCGCGGCGGGCCTGACCTATTCCGTGCCGGCCTCGGGCATTGCCGCGGAGATGTTCCTCGCCGGGGGCCGGGTCGACGGCGCTCTTCCGCTTCTGGACTTTGCCGTTCGCTCGCTGCCCGAATACGGGAAGATGCGCCGCCTCTACGCCGCCATGCTGTACGCGGGGCGCGCCCGCCGGATGGGGGGATTGAGCGCAAGGGACCGGGAGGGCGTCCTTGGGGAAATCCAGCGCGGCCGCGTTCTGCTCCGCTACGGGGCCGATCCCAGCGGCCTTACCGAGTATGCCCTGGGCCGGCTGCTGGAACTGCTGGGCGAAACGGCGGAAGCGAAAGTCTCGTTCGAGGCCGCGGCGCGCAAGGACCCGGGGCTTGATTCGCGCTGGCCGTTCCCGCCGGCCGGTCCCTGA